A genomic window from Synechococcus sp. CBW1107 includes:
- a CDS encoding transposase has protein sequence MSKRRTHSPEFKARVAMEAISGRKTLQEIAADHAIHPIQVSQWKKQLLEGAADLFSRGRKDKEKGDQQAREAELFQEIGKLKMELEWLKKKSQLLDRP, from the coding sequence ATGAGCAAGCGCAGAACCCACAGTCCCGAGTTCAAGGCCCGTGTGGCCATGGAGGCCATCTCCGGCCGTAAGACCCTTCAAGAGATCGCTGCTGACCACGCCATCCACCCAATCCAGGTGAGTCAGTGGAAAAAGCAACTTCTGGAGGGCGCTGCCGATCTGTTCAGCAGAGGCAGAAAGGACAAAGAGAAAGGAGATCAACAAGCCAGAGAGGCTGAACTCTTTCAGGAAATCGGCAAGCTCAAGATGGAGTTGGAGTGGCTTAAAAAAAAGTCTCAGCTGCTCGACCGTCCATGA
- the istA gene encoding IS21 family transposase: protein MERARQDDKGSAGAPSLEPMVLETAVQTPQDVEAMRRLSAAGWGRRRIAKELGCSPETVRKYLRQGGWQPYGKPCRNTVLDGQREWLRQRFMAHRGNADVVRQELASEKGIEVSLRTVERAVEPWRRELRNAALATVRFETPPGRQLQADFGQCLVSIGGERVRVHLAVLTLGYSRRLLVRAFRSEKQDHWLQALEEGFRHWGGVPQEVLVDNARALVSQHDPERNILVFAERLEEFARYWGFKPRACRPYRARTKGKDERGVAYVKRNAIAGREFSSWAEFEAHLVRWTREVADLRVHGTTGEAPLDRFVRAEAQALQPLEAKPSFLAERELVRIVHSDCCVEVEANWYSAPQALIRQRVSVLVRDQQVLIRHGGRIVAEHRRQRPGSRSRQVIDGHWEGLLPQRQQREAERSLRDGNARRDQEQRPVRSSELARPLAVYAELIGEVAA from the coding sequence GTGGAGCGAGCCAGGCAGGACGACAAGGGCAGCGCAGGGGCGCCATCTCTGGAGCCGATGGTTCTGGAGACAGCTGTGCAGACCCCTCAGGACGTGGAGGCGATGCGACGGCTATCGGCAGCAGGTTGGGGCCGGAGGCGGATTGCTAAAGAACTGGGCTGTTCACCGGAGACGGTGCGCAAGTACCTGCGGCAGGGTGGCTGGCAGCCCTACGGGAAGCCCTGCCGCAACACGGTTCTCGATGGCCAACGGGAGTGGCTGCGGCAGCGGTTTATGGCCCACCGCGGCAATGCCGATGTGGTGCGGCAGGAGCTGGCCAGTGAGAAGGGAATCGAGGTGAGCCTGCGGACAGTGGAGCGTGCCGTGGAGCCGTGGCGGCGGGAGCTGCGCAACGCGGCCCTGGCGACGGTGCGGTTTGAGACCCCGCCGGGCCGGCAACTGCAGGCAGACTTTGGCCAGTGCCTGGTGAGCATTGGCGGCGAGCGGGTGCGGGTGCACCTGGCGGTGCTCACCCTGGGGTACTCGCGCCGGCTGCTGGTGCGGGCATTCCGCAGCGAGAAGCAGGACCACTGGCTCCAGGCCCTGGAGGAGGGTTTCCGCCACTGGGGCGGGGTACCGCAGGAGGTGCTGGTGGATAACGCCCGTGCGCTGGTGAGCCAGCACGATCCCGAGCGCAACATCCTGGTTTTTGCCGAGCGGCTGGAGGAGTTCGCCCGTTACTGGGGGTTCAAGCCCCGTGCCTGTCGGCCGTACCGGGCCAGAACCAAAGGCAAGGACGAGCGTGGGGTGGCGTACGTCAAGAGGAACGCCATCGCTGGGCGGGAGTTCAGCAGCTGGGCGGAGTTTGAGGCCCATCTGGTGCGCTGGACCCGCGAGGTGGCCGACCTGCGGGTGCACGGCACCACCGGCGAGGCGCCGCTGGACCGGTTTGTGCGGGCAGAAGCCCAGGCGTTGCAGCCGCTGGAGGCCAAGCCGTCGTTCCTGGCGGAGCGGGAGCTGGTGCGGATCGTGCACAGCGACTGCTGCGTGGAGGTGGAGGCGAACTGGTACTCGGCGCCGCAGGCGCTGATCCGTCAGCGGGTGAGCGTGCTGGTGCGCGATCAACAGGTACTGATCCGCCACGGCGGCCGGATCGTCGCTGAGCACAGGCGCCAGCGGCCCGGTAGCCGCAGCCGCCAGGTGATCGACGGCCATTGGGAGGGCCTGCTGCCGCAACGGCAGCAGCGCGAGGCGGAGCGATCGCTGCGGGATGGCAACGCAAGACGTGATCAGGAGCAGCGCCCGGTCCGCAGCTCTGAACTGGCCCGGCCTCTGGCGGTTTATGCCGAGCTGATCGGGGAGGTGGCGGCATGA
- the istB gene encoding IS21-like element helper ATPase IstB, with the protein MSPTNPRNRSTAAIPPVPTEELEAMLTRLRLPAIRDRLDALLEEAARREMNLREALAWLCAAEVARKDQLRMEMALRLARFPYVRTLEAFDFEAQPSIDPAQIRELATCRWVANGDTLLLLGPPGVGKTHLAVALGREAVRLGHSVQYVGAMELISALAKAQAQHALEGRLTQYAKTRLLIIDELGYLPLEPNAAYLFFQLISRCYQRGSVLITSNRPVMEWGEVFGDQVVATAILDRLLHHSHVLTIRGDSYRLREKRRSGLIRPQAGGSSSPDSAGLRPPPPGEKA; encoded by the coding sequence ATGAGTCCCACCAACCCACGCAACCGATCCACAGCGGCGATACCACCGGTACCGACCGAGGAGCTGGAGGCAATGCTCACCCGCCTACGGCTCCCAGCAATCCGCGACCGCCTCGATGCGCTGCTGGAGGAAGCGGCAAGGCGGGAGATGAACCTGCGCGAGGCCCTGGCCTGGCTGTGCGCGGCCGAGGTGGCACGCAAAGACCAGCTGCGGATGGAGATGGCGCTGCGGCTGGCGCGCTTCCCCTATGTGCGCACGCTGGAAGCGTTCGATTTCGAGGCCCAGCCGTCGATCGACCCGGCCCAGATCCGTGAGTTGGCCACCTGCCGCTGGGTGGCCAACGGCGACACCCTGCTGCTGCTCGGGCCGCCGGGTGTGGGCAAGACCCACCTGGCGGTGGCGCTGGGCCGGGAGGCGGTGCGTCTCGGTCACAGCGTCCAGTACGTCGGTGCCATGGAGCTGATCAGCGCCCTGGCCAAGGCCCAGGCGCAGCACGCCCTGGAGGGCCGGCTGACGCAGTACGCCAAAACCCGGCTGCTGATCATCGATGAGCTGGGCTACCTGCCGCTGGAGCCGAACGCTGCGTACCTGTTCTTCCAGCTGATCTCCCGCTGCTACCAGCGCGGCAGCGTGCTGATCACCTCCAACCGCCCCGTCATGGAATGGGGCGAGGTGTTTGGCGATCAGGTGGTCGCCACAGCGATCCTCGACCGGCTGCTGCACCACAGCCACGTGCTGACGATCCGGGGCGACAGCTACCGGCTCAGGGAGAAGCGGCGCAGCGGCCTGATCCGCCCGCAGGCGGGCGGTTCCTCCTCACCGGACAGCGCTGGCCTACGGCCACCACCGCCCGGTGAGAAGGCCTAA
- a CDS encoding DDE-type integrase/transposase/recombinase, which produces MPALADQGLYIGSESSFYRVLHQAGQCHRRGRARLPQEPRSVPRLRADGPNRVWSWDISFLPTTVRGVWLYLYLVVDVWSRKVVAWDVAEVESAEIAADLVQRACLKERYRGPSGFGRRQGHQPLVLHADNGNAMRGATLESRLEEMGVLRSFSRPRVSNDNPYSESLFRTVKYRPDYPSRPFAGKDEACEWVAAFVDWYNHRHHRSGINFVTPHQRHSGAAKAICQQRAEVYEKARHSHPRRWSRSTRCWRQSEEVWINKPPEEDPIPILALLLIQAA; this is translated from the coding sequence GTGCCGGCGCTGGCGGATCAGGGCCTCTACATCGGCTCCGAGAGCAGCTTCTATCGGGTCTTGCACCAGGCAGGGCAGTGCCACCGACGTGGGCGGGCCCGGCTGCCGCAGGAACCGCGCTCCGTGCCGCGCCTCAGGGCGGATGGCCCAAACCGGGTTTGGAGCTGGGATATCAGCTTTTTGCCGACCACGGTGCGGGGTGTGTGGCTGTATCTCTATCTGGTGGTCGACGTCTGGAGTCGCAAGGTGGTGGCCTGGGATGTGGCCGAGGTGGAGTCGGCTGAGATCGCGGCGGATCTGGTGCAGCGGGCCTGTCTCAAGGAGCGCTACCGGGGGCCCAGCGGCTTTGGCCGCCGTCAGGGCCACCAGCCCCTGGTCCTCCACGCCGACAACGGCAACGCCATGCGCGGAGCCACGCTGGAATCACGCCTGGAGGAAATGGGAGTGCTCAGATCCTTCTCCAGGCCGAGAGTCTCCAATGACAACCCCTACTCGGAATCCTTGTTCCGAACGGTCAAGTACCGGCCCGACTACCCGAGCCGGCCCTTTGCCGGCAAAGACGAGGCGTGCGAGTGGGTGGCGGCCTTTGTGGATTGGTACAACCACCGGCACCACCGCAGTGGCATCAATTTCGTGACGCCCCACCAGCGCCACAGTGGAGCCGCGAAGGCAATTTGCCAACAGCGAGCCGAGGTCTACGAGAAGGCCCGTCACTCCCATCCAAGACGCTGGAGCCGAAGCACCCGCTGCTGGCGTCAATCCGAAGAAGTGTGGATCAACAAGCCACCAGAAGAAGACCCAATACCGATCCTGGCGCTACTCTTAATCCAGGCCGCCTGA
- a CDS encoding transposase produces MPQLKSEGGEPSAPATPGLILLSYTTCWDAALRNLLSHVPKAGQDMVAAAMKAVFVIQAPDQVRAHWQRVTEMLRKQFPGAVPVMEAARDDVLAFLHFPQEHWRKVWSTNPLERLNKEIKRRTNVVGIFPNDPAIVRLVGSQLLEQQEEWQLERRRFFSEATMAKIPEPEEPLELTDADPNAQPAATIS; encoded by the coding sequence TTGCCACAGCTGAAATCTGAGGGAGGTGAGCCGTCAGCCCCGGCTACGCCGGGGCTGATCCTCCTGAGTTACACCACTTGCTGGGACGCCGCTCTGCGCAACCTGCTGAGCCATGTGCCCAAGGCCGGCCAGGACATGGTGGCCGCTGCCATGAAAGCGGTGTTCGTGATCCAGGCTCCAGATCAGGTGCGCGCCCACTGGCAGCGGGTCACCGAGATGCTGCGCAAGCAGTTCCCCGGCGCCGTGCCCGTGATGGAAGCCGCCCGGGACGACGTGCTGGCCTTCCTGCACTTCCCCCAGGAGCACTGGCGCAAGGTCTGGAGCACCAACCCGCTCGAGCGCCTCAACAAGGAGATCAAACGCCGCACCAACGTGGTCGGCATCTTCCCCAATGATCCAGCGATCGTGCGCCTGGTGGGCAGCCAGCTGCTGGAGCAGCAGGAGGAATGGCAGCTGGAGCGTCGCCGCTTCTTCTCTGAGGCCACCATGGCCAAGATCCCAGAGCCAGAAGAGCCCTTGGAGCTCACCGATGCAGATCCGAACGCCCAGCCGGCTGCAACCATCAGCTGA
- a CDS encoding IS256 family transposase: MTLTHSGASELSQLMEGTTAGALIPEIVRRGFQDLLEAEVSALTGAQLHERCPDQRSTHRNGYRERLLTTQVGDLSLAIPRLRQGSFFPSWLEPRRRVDKALYAVVMEAYTGGISTRKVDALVEALGGASGISKSEVSRICQGLDEQVKAFLGRPLDHARFPYVYLDATYLHGRLGRNMQVVSRAVVVAIGINALGYREVLGIAVGDSEAEGFWRQFLGSLKERGLDGTRLVISDAHLGLTAAIKRMFQGSSWQRCRVHFLRNLLSHVPKAGQDMVAAAMKAVFVIQAPDQVRAHWQRVTEMLRKQFPGAVPVMEAARDDVLAFLHFPQEHWRKVWSTNPLERLNKEIKRRTNVVGIFPNDPAIVRLVGSQLLEQQEEWQLERRRFFSEATMAKIPEPEEPLELTDADPNAQPAATIS, encoded by the coding sequence ATGACCCTCACCCATAGTGGCGCCTCCGAGCTGAGCCAGCTCATGGAGGGCACCACCGCTGGCGCCCTGATCCCAGAGATCGTGCGCCGGGGTTTCCAGGACCTGCTGGAAGCCGAGGTTTCTGCCCTCACGGGCGCTCAACTCCATGAGCGCTGCCCCGATCAGCGCTCCACCCATCGCAACGGCTACCGGGAGCGGCTGCTCACCACCCAGGTGGGCGACCTCAGCCTGGCCATTCCCAGGTTGCGGCAGGGCAGCTTCTTTCCCAGCTGGCTGGAGCCACGCCGCCGGGTGGACAAGGCGCTCTACGCCGTGGTGATGGAGGCCTACACCGGCGGGATCTCCACCCGCAAGGTCGACGCCCTGGTGGAGGCGCTGGGCGGGGCCAGCGGCATCTCCAAATCGGAGGTGAGCCGCATCTGCCAGGGGCTCGATGAGCAGGTGAAAGCCTTTCTGGGCCGGCCGCTTGACCATGCCCGCTTTCCCTACGTCTACCTCGACGCCACCTACCTCCACGGCCGCCTGGGCCGAAATATGCAGGTGGTGTCGCGGGCGGTGGTGGTGGCGATCGGCATCAATGCCCTCGGCTACCGCGAAGTTCTCGGCATTGCCGTGGGCGACAGCGAGGCGGAGGGCTTCTGGCGTCAGTTCCTGGGCTCACTCAAGGAGCGTGGCCTCGACGGCACCCGCCTGGTGATCTCGGATGCCCACCTGGGCCTGACGGCAGCGATCAAGCGGATGTTCCAGGGCAGTAGCTGGCAGAGGTGCCGGGTGCACTTCCTGCGCAACCTGCTGAGCCATGTGCCCAAGGCCGGCCAGGACATGGTGGCCGCTGCCATGAAAGCGGTGTTCGTGATCCAGGCTCCAGATCAGGTGCGCGCCCACTGGCAGCGGGTCACCGAGATGCTGCGCAAGCAGTTCCCCGGCGCCGTGCCCGTGATGGAAGCCGCCCGGGACGACGTGCTGGCCTTCCTGCACTTCCCCCAGGAGCACTGGCGCAAGGTCTGGAGCACCAACCCGCTCGAGCGCCTCAACAAGGAGATCAAACGCCGCACCAACGTGGTCGGCATCTTCCCCAATGATCCAGCGATCGTGCGCCTGGTGGGCAGCCAGCTGCTGGAGCAGCAGGAGGAATGGCAGCTGGAGCGTCGCCGCTTCTTCTCTGAGGCCACCATGGCCAAGATCCCAGAGCCAGAAGAGCCCTTGGAGCTCACCGATGCAGATCCGAACGCCCAGCCGGCTGCAACCATCAGCTGA
- a CDS encoding ISAs1 family transposase — protein MGFVGWYRPFLVPETASAATDLDLISFLKAIPDARMRRGVRIPAWYLLLVAVLGILSGCESLRDLERFARRHHGVLTEALGLELRRPPSDSAFRYFFLQVDVAALCAAIRDWTIAQIPGGAADLDQLVCDGKTLRGSIETTPAGGSAFIAQVTLYSAALGVAISQACYATGANHERAVLKQLLGELDLEGVLIQADALHTQKPFFNSSPSRGPTSS, from the coding sequence ATGGGGTTTGTTGGGTGGTATCGCCCCTTCCTTGTGCCCGAAACCGCCTCTGCCGCAACTGATCTTGATCTGATCAGCTTCCTCAAGGCGATACCGGATGCGCGCATGCGGCGTGGGGTGCGCATTCCGGCCTGGTACCTGCTGCTGGTGGCGGTGCTGGGCATCCTGAGCGGCTGCGAAAGCCTGCGGGATCTGGAACGCTTTGCCCGTCGGCACCACGGCGTACTCACCGAGGCGCTGGGCCTGGAGCTGCGGCGGCCCCCATCGGATTCAGCGTTCCGCTACTTCTTCCTGCAGGTGGATGTGGCGGCCCTGTGCGCGGCCATCCGTGATTGGACGATCGCCCAGATCCCAGGTGGTGCAGCGGATCTCGATCAGCTGGTGTGTGACGGCAAGACCCTGAGGGGCTCGATCGAGACCACACCCGCCGGTGGTTCGGCGTTCATTGCCCAGGTGACGCTGTACTCAGCTGCCTTGGGTGTGGCGATCTCTCAGGCCTGCTACGCCACTGGCGCGAACCACGAGCGGGCAGTGCTGAAACAGCTGCTGGGCGAGCTCGACCTGGAGGGGGTACTGATCCAGGCGGATGCGCTCCACACCCAGAAACCTTTTTTCAACAGCTCACCGAGCAGGGGGCCGACTTCCTCCTGA
- a CDS encoding transposase, translating to MKPTYDTAVRDQVRQRMSPPNRESVAEIARSTGITTQTLYNWRSQWQKQGQLVPATTKPPEQWSALDKLAAVIQAAGLSGPDLGAFCRERGLYPKQLARWRQAAEDANGPSAPSMADQRELQRKNQELIRQNRRLQRELEKKEKALSEAATLLMLSKKLDQLWPRDEEQ from the coding sequence ATGAAACCGACCTATGACACCGCTGTGCGGGACCAAGTCCGCCAGCGCATGAGCCCGCCAAACCGGGAGAGCGTGGCCGAGATCGCCCGCTCCACCGGGATCACGACCCAGACCCTCTACAACTGGCGCAGCCAGTGGCAGAAGCAGGGTCAGCTCGTGCCAGCCACCACCAAGCCGCCGGAGCAGTGGAGCGCTCTCGACAAGCTGGCCGCTGTGATCCAGGCGGCCGGCCTGAGTGGCCCTGATCTCGGGGCCTTCTGCCGTGAGCGGGGCCTCTACCCCAAACAGCTTGCCCGCTGGCGGCAGGCCGCCGAGGATGCCAATGGCCCCAGCGCTCCGAGCATGGCTGATCAGCGAGAACTTCAGCGTAAGAATCAGGAGCTGATTCGCCAGAATCGCCGCTTACAACGCGAATTGGAGAAGAAGGAGAAGGCTCTCTCGGAGGCGGCAACACTGCTGATGCTCTCAAAAAAGCTCGATCAGCTGTGGCCACGGGACGAGGAACAATGA
- a CDS encoding IS3 family transposase, producing MIPPEDRSQLMELFREGLKEGASATAIADLIGICSRTLRRWGIAFQTHGFSQDRRKGSPRNVAHRFTPEERQRLIHIVNDPRFADLTPAQIVAILAEERIYVGSESTIYRIMRQEGLLNHRGRTRLPREPREVPVLEATGIHQVLAWDITLLPGPVKGQFYYLYMVMDVWSRRILGAEVHEHECSELASAFFDRVCRDEGISKETAAVLHSDNGAPMRSFTLAAKMAELGVSLSFSRPRVSNDNAYAESWFRTMKYHQSYPLRRFRDLLSVKAWVDGFVEWYNAEHRHSGIKYVTPNQRHYGQADAICAIRQQTYEEARQRHPQRWSRPPRNWLQPQVVSINHPRPQKPVAA from the coding sequence ATGATCCCGCCAGAGGATAGAAGCCAGCTGATGGAATTGTTCCGAGAAGGTCTCAAAGAAGGGGCTTCTGCCACGGCGATTGCAGATCTGATCGGTATCTGCTCACGCACGCTACGGCGCTGGGGCATTGCGTTCCAGACACATGGATTCAGCCAGGATCGCCGCAAAGGATCTCCACGGAATGTGGCGCACCGATTCACACCAGAAGAGCGGCAGCGCTTAATTCACATCGTCAATGATCCGCGATTCGCGGACCTCACTCCCGCCCAGATCGTGGCCATCCTTGCCGAGGAGCGAATCTATGTGGGTTCAGAGTCCACGATTTACCGCATCATGCGGCAAGAGGGTCTGCTGAACCACCGTGGCAGAACCCGCCTGCCGCGTGAGCCCAGGGAGGTTCCGGTGTTGGAAGCAACGGGCATCCATCAAGTACTGGCCTGGGATATCACCCTCCTCCCCGGCCCCGTGAAGGGGCAGTTCTATTACCTCTACATGGTGATGGATGTATGGAGCCGGCGCATCCTCGGCGCAGAGGTGCATGAGCATGAATGTAGCGAGTTGGCCAGCGCATTCTTTGATCGTGTCTGCCGCGATGAAGGGATCAGCAAGGAGACTGCTGCGGTCCTGCACTCGGACAATGGCGCCCCCATGCGCTCATTCACTCTGGCGGCCAAGATGGCGGAGCTGGGGGTGTCGCTTTCGTTCTCGAGGCCACGCGTCAGCAATGACAACGCCTATGCCGAGTCGTGGTTCCGCACGATGAAATACCACCAGAGTTATCCGCTCAGGCGATTCCGGGATCTGCTTTCGGTGAAAGCCTGGGTGGATGGCTTTGTCGAGTGGTACAACGCTGAGCACCGGCACAGCGGCATCAAGTACGTGACGCCCAATCAGCGCCATTACGGCCAGGCTGACGCGATCTGCGCCATCCGCCAACAGACCTATGAGGAAGCTCGGCAGAGGCATCCTCAGCGCTGGAGCCGGCCACCCCGCAACTGGTTACAGCCACAGGTTGTGAGCATCAACCATCCCCGACCGCAGAAACCTGTGGCTGCTTGA